Proteins co-encoded in one Candidatus Nezhaarchaeota archaeon genomic window:
- a CDS encoding 50S ribosomal protein L5: MAGSATENPMRRIKVGKVVVNMAVGTSGEQLMKAAQVLEKLTGQKPCFRKAKRTIKDFGIKKGETIACMVTLRKQKALDFLKRALAAVGFKLKRSCFDPLGNFAFGVKEHISLPGVKYDPALGIFGFDVCVSLERPGYRVKTRRRRRSCVGKKHLVTREEAWGFVERELGVTLVD; this comes from the coding sequence GTGGCGGGGTCTGCGACAGAGAACCCGATGAGGAGGATTAAGGTAGGGAAGGTGGTCGTTAACATGGCCGTCGGCACCTCGGGGGAGCAGTTAATGAAGGCCGCGCAAGTTCTCGAGAAGCTCACCGGGCAGAAGCCTTGCTTTAGGAAGGCTAAGAGGACTATTAAGGACTTCGGCATAAAGAAGGGGGAGACCATTGCGTGCATGGTCACCCTCCGCAAGCAGAAGGCCTTAGACTTTCTTAAGCGAGCCCTGGCAGCTGTAGGCTTTAAGCTTAAGCGTAGCTGCTTTGACCCCCTGGGGAATTTCGCCTTTGGCGTGAAGGAGCACATAAGCCTACCTGGCGTAAAGTACGACCCTGCACTAGGTATCTTCGGCTTCGACGTTTGCGTTAGCTTAGAGCGCCCTGGCTACCGGGTGAAGACGAGGAGGCGAAGGCGTAGTTGTGTAGGTAAGAAGCACTTAGTTACAAGGGAGGAGGCTTGGGGCTTTGTTGAGCGTGAACTAGGGGTTACGTTAGTGGATTGA
- a CDS encoding NAD(P)/FAD-dependent oxidoreductase: MQRLKYDVIIVGCGPAGIFTALELRTHSDLRILMLDKGLDVEQRHCLSNRGLGCIKCNPCNLVSGWGGAGAFSDGKLTLSPEVGGWLDEYVGREELARLINYVDEVYVRFGAPKRAYGTEIDRIEEFKRKAALAGLRLIPVKIRHLGTERCIEVVKAMRRELESRVDVRLGSEVDTVLVEGGRVKGVRVRGGEEVEGRYVVLAPGRSGAEWLRREAERLNLRSTHNPVDVGVRVEVPAYVMEPLSSVLYEPKFIYYSKTFDDRVRTFCFNPYGEVVTEYYNGVVTVNGQSYESKRTDNSNFAILVSTLFTEPFKEPIAYGRYLASLANLLSGGVIVQRLGDLRIGRRSTWERIKRNLVEPTLKTATPGDLSFVLPYRYLTDILEMLKALDEVTPGVYANHTLLYGVEVKFYSSRLELSSSLETKVRNLFAIGDGAGITRGLVQASASGIVVAREILRREGELKGLGTG, from the coding sequence GTGCAGCGTTTGAAGTATGACGTAATCATAGTGGGCTGCGGCCCCGCAGGCATCTTTACGGCACTAGAGCTAAGGACGCATAGCGACTTAAGGATCTTAATGCTCGATAAGGGGCTAGACGTAGAGCAGCGCCACTGCCTTTCTAATCGCGGCCTAGGGTGTATTAAGTGCAACCCATGTAACTTAGTTAGTGGCTGGGGGGGCGCTGGGGCGTTTAGCGATGGAAAGCTGACGCTATCCCCAGAGGTAGGTGGATGGTTAGACGAGTACGTAGGTAGAGAGGAGCTAGCGAGGCTAATTAACTACGTAGATGAGGTCTACGTCAGGTTCGGAGCGCCGAAGCGCGCATACGGCACAGAGATAGATCGTATTGAGGAGTTTAAGCGAAAGGCTGCGCTCGCGGGCCTTCGGCTAATCCCGGTCAAGATAAGACACCTAGGCACTGAGAGGTGCATAGAGGTAGTTAAGGCGATGAGGCGGGAGCTAGAAAGTAGAGTAGACGTAAGGCTAGGCAGTGAAGTAGACACAGTGCTAGTTGAAGGAGGTAGAGTCAAGGGGGTGAGGGTACGCGGCGGAGAGGAGGTAGAAGGACGATACGTCGTGCTAGCGCCTGGACGTAGCGGAGCAGAGTGGCTTAGGAGGGAGGCTGAGAGGCTTAACCTACGCTCTACGCACAACCCGGTTGATGTGGGAGTACGCGTAGAGGTACCGGCGTATGTAATGGAGCCCCTATCCAGCGTGCTCTACGAGCCCAAGTTTATCTACTATTCTAAGACCTTCGACGACCGCGTGCGCACGTTCTGCTTCAATCCCTACGGAGAGGTTGTGACTGAGTACTACAATGGAGTAGTCACAGTTAATGGTCAGAGCTATGAAAGTAAGCGCACTGATAACAGCAATTTTGCCATTCTCGTTAGCACCTTGTTCACCGAGCCCTTCAAAGAGCCTATAGCTTACGGGCGCTACTTAGCTAGCTTAGCAAACCTACTTAGCGGCGGCGTTATCGTACAGCGCCTGGGAGACCTTAGAATAGGCAGGAGGTCTACTTGGGAGCGTATAAAGCGTAACTTAGTTGAGCCTACGCTTAAGACAGCTACCCCTGGAGACTTAAGCTTCGTCCTCCCCTACCGCTATTTAACCGACATCCTAGAAATGCTAAAGGCCTTGGACGAGGTGACGCCGGGAGTATATGCTAATCACACCCTACTCTACGGGGTGGAGGTGAAGTTCTATAGCTCGAGGCTGGAGTTAAGTAGTAGCTTAGAGACTAAGGTGCGTAACCTCTTCGCCATAGGCGACGGTGCGGGAATAACGAGGGGCCTAGTACAGGCCTCAGCGTCTGGAATAGTAGTGGCCAGGGAGATTTTGAGGAGGGAGGGAGAGCTAAAAGGGCTAGGCACGGGCTAG